One segment of Rosa chinensis cultivar Old Blush chromosome 6, RchiOBHm-V2, whole genome shotgun sequence DNA contains the following:
- the LOC112172637 gene encoding 24-methylenesterol C-methyltransferase 2: MDSLTLFCTGALLAGGLYWFVCILGPAERQGKRAADLSGGSISAEKVQDSYNQYWSFFRRPKQIEASEKVPDFVDTFYNLVTDIYEWGWGQSFHFSPSVAGKSHKDATRLHEEMAVDLINVKPGARILDVGCGVGGPMRAIAAHSRANVVGITINEYQVKRARLHNKKAGLDSLCEVVCGNFLEMPFPENSFDGAYSIEATCHAPKLEEVYAEIFRVLKPGALYVSYEWVTTDKYNGDDAEHREVIQGIERGDALPGLRTHVDIAEAAKKVGFEVVKEKDLAKPPSEPWWTRLKMGRIAYWRNHILVTVLSFLGIAPKGTVDVHEMLFVTADYLTRGGETGIFTPMHMILCRKPE, from the coding sequence ATGGACTCTCTGACCCTCTTCTGTACTGGTGCTCTCCTTGCCGGTGGGCTCTACTGGTTCGTCTGCATTCTCGGCCCAGCCGAGCGACAAGGCAAGCGGGCCGCAGATCTCTCCGGCGGCTCCATCTCTGCCGAAAAAGTCCAAGACAGTTACAACCAGTACTGGTCTTTCTTCCGTCGCCCTAAACAGATCGAAGCATCCGAGAAAGTCCCGGACTTCGTCGACACCTTTTACAACCTTGTCACCGATATTTACGAGTGGGGTTGGGGCCAGTCCTTCCACTTCTCCCCCTCGGTCGCCGGAAAATCCCACAAGGATGCCACGCGCCTCCACGAGGAGATGGCCGTCGATCTCATTAACGTCAAACCCGGAGCCCGAATCCTCGACGTCGGATGCGGCGTTGGCGGGCCGATGCGCGCGATTGCAGCCCACTCTCGCGCGAACGTCGTGGGGATCACAATCAACGAGTACCAGGTGAAGAGGGCGCGTCTGCACAACAAGAAGGCCGGCCTTGACTCACTCTGCGAAGTCGTGTGCGGTAACTTTCTGGAGATGCCGTTCCCGGAGAACAGCTTCGACGGCGCGTACTCGATCGAGGCGACGTGCCACGCGCCGAAGCTGGAGGAGGTGTACGCCGAGATCTTTAGGGTTCTGAAGCCTGGAGCGCTGTACGTTTCGTACGAGTGGGTGACGACTGACAAGTACAACGGTGACGATGCGGAACACAGGGAGGTGATTCAGGGGATCGAAAGAGGCGACGCCTTGCCGGGGCTGAGGACCCACGTGGACATCGCCGAGGCGGCGAAGAAGGTAGGGTTTGAAGTGGTGAAGGAGAAGGATCTGGCAAAGCCGCCGAGCGAGCCGTGGTGGACTAGGTTGAAGATGGGCAGGATCGCCTACTGGCGCAACCACATTCTAGTTACCGTGCTCTCCTTCTTGGGAATTGCACCCAAAGGAACGGTGGATGTTCACGAGATGCTGTTTGTCACCGCTGACTATTTGACTAGAGGTGGAGAGACCGGAATCTTCACTCCGATGCATATGATCCTCTGCCGGAAGCCGGAATAA